Proteins from one Oryza sativa Japonica Group chromosome 12, ASM3414082v1 genomic window:
- the LOC9270250 gene encoding 9-cis-epoxycarotenoid dioxygenase NCED5, chloroplastic-like: MPTTFTPNSPASSCSIHHRASPSRGARNSVRFTRPRAAAAATNSVLSAPSSVPPAYVPPPPPPPTKMFPEAGDAAAAKAAARRCGKKKDGLNFFQRAAAVALDAFEEGFITNVLERPHALPRTADPAVQIAGNFAPVGEQPPVRSLPVSGRIPPFINGVYARNGANPHFEPTAGHHLFDGDGMVHAVRIRNGAAESYACRFTETARLGQERALGRAVFPKAIGELHGHSGIARLALFYARGLCGLVDPSHGTGVANAGLVYFNGRLLAMSEDDLPYQVRVTADGDLETVGRYDFDGQLGCAMIAHPKLDPVSGELFALSYDVIKKPYLKYFYFDADGTKSPDVEIELEQPTMIHDFAITENFVVVPDHQVVFKLGEMFRGGSPVVLDREKTSRFGVLPKHATSSLEMVWVDVPDCFCFHLWNAWEEAESGEVVVVGSCMTPADSIFNESDEHLESVLTEIRLNTRTGESTRRAVLPPAAQVNLEVGMVNRAMLGRKTRYAYLAVAEPWPKVSGFAKVDLATGELTKFEYGEGRFGGEPCFVPMGGAGAAASPARGEDDGYILSFVRDEAAGTSELLVVNAADMRLEATVQLPSRVPYGFHGTFINAGELATQA; the protein is encoded by the coding sequence ATGCCGACCACCTTCACGCCCAATTCCCCCGCCTCCTCGTGTTCCATACACCACCGCGCCTCCCCGTCGAGGGGTGCCCGCAATTCGGTGCGGTTcacgcgcccgcgcgccgccgccgcggcgacgaacTCGGTGCTCAGCGCGCCGTCGTCCGTGCCGCCCGCgtacgtgccgccgccgccgccgccgccgaccaagATGTTCCCGgaggcgggcgacgcggcggcggccaaggctgCGGCGAGGAGGTGTGGCAAGAAGAAGGATGGGCTGAACTTCTtccagcgcgcggcggcggtggcgctcgaCGCGTTCGAGGAAGGGTTCATCACGAATGTGCTGGAGAGGCCGCACGCGCTGCCGCGGACGGCCGACCCGGCGGTGCAGATCGCCGGGAACTTCGCGCCGGTGGGGGAGCAGCCGCCGGTGCGGTCGCTCCCGGTGTCCGGCCGCATCCCGCCCTTCATCAATGGCGTCTACGCCCGCAACGGCGCCAACCCGCACTTCGAGCCCACCGCGGGCCACCACCtgttcgacggcgacggcatggTCCACGCCGTCCGCATCCGCAACGGCGCCGCCGAGTCCTACGCCTGCCGCTTCACCGAGACTGCGCGCCTCGGCCAGGAGCGCGCCctcggccgcgccgtcttcccCAAGGCCATCGGCGAGCTCCATGGCCACTCCGGCATCGCCCGCCTCGCCCTCTTCTACGCGCGGGGGCTCTGCGGCCTCGTCGACCCGTCGCACGGCACCGGCGTCGCCAACGCCGGCCTCGTCTACTTCaacggccgcctcctcgccatgTCCGAGGACGACCTCCCGTACCAGGTCCGCGTCACCGCCGACGGCGACCTCGAGACGGTGGGGCGCTACGACTTCGACGGCCAGCTCGGCTGCGCCATGATCGCCCACCCCAAGCTCGACCCGGTCTCCGGCGAGCTCTTCGCCCTCAGCTACGACGTGATCAAGAAGCCATACCTGAAATACTTCTACTTCGACGCCGATGGCACCAAGTCACCCGACGTCGAGATCGAGCTTGAGCAGCCGACGATGATCCACGACTTCGCCATCACCGAGAACTTCGTGGTGGTACCCGACCACCAGGTGGTGTTCAAGCTCGGCGAGATGTTCCGCGGCGGCTCGCCGGTGGTGCTCGACAGGGAGAAGACGTCGCGGTTCGGCGTGCTCCCCAAGCACGCGACGAGCTCGTTGGAGATGGTGTGGGTCGACGTCCCCGACTGCTTCTGCTTCCACCTGTGGAATGCGTGGGAGGAGGCCGAGtccggcgaggtggtggtggtgggatccTGCATGACGCCCGCCGACTCCATCTTCAACGAGTCGGACGAACACCTCGAGAGCGTGCTCACCGAGATCCGCCTCAACACGCGCACCGGCGAGTCCACCCGCCGCGCcgtgctgccgccggcggcgcaggTGAACCTCGAGGTCGGCATGGTGAACCGCGCCATGCTCGGCCGGAAGACGAGGTACGcctacctcgccgtcgccgagccgtgGCCCAAGGTGTCCGGCTTCGCCAAGGTGGACCTCGCCACCGGCGAGCTCACCAAGTTCGAGTACGGCGAGGGCCGGTTCGGCGGCGAGCCGTGCTTCGTGCCcatgggcggcgccggcgccgccgcgtccccggcgcgcggcgaggacgacggctacatcctctccttcgtccgcgacgaggccgcgggcacaTCCGAGCTCCTCGTCGTGAACGCCGCCGACATGAGGCTGGAGGCCACCGTCCAGCTGCCGTCGCGCGTCCCCTACGGCTTCCACGGCACCTTCATcaacgccggcgagctcgccacGCAGGCCTAG